The following proteins are co-located in the Camelina sativa cultivar DH55 chromosome 12, Cs, whole genome shotgun sequence genome:
- the LOC104731208 gene encoding probable sodium/metabolite cotransporter BASS6, chloroplastic isoform X1 — protein MSVINPIETVLHVKPTFRLLPRAVYHRSQQIQVFPPNNNTTFTNSSSLSSPLHIKPVSQVGGSRNLWRSYASDKFSDMGLNPGADSFEMFSEKVSIMDTLKKANSILPHVVLASTILALLYPPSFTWFTSRFLLYIIHGILSTRYFVPALGFLMFAVGINSDEKDFLEAFKRPKAILLGYVGQYLIKPLLGFVFGLAAVSLFHLPTPIGAGIMLVSCVSGAQLSNYATFLTDPALAPLSIVMTSLSTATAVLITPMLSLLLIGKKLPVDVKGMISSILQVVIAPIAAGLLLNKLFPKVSNAVRPFLPILSVLDTACCVGAPLALNINSVMSPFGVTILLLVTMFHISAFLAGYFLTGSVFSNSPDAKALQRTLSYETGMQSSLLALALATKFFQDPLVGIPPAISTVVMSLMGFTLVMIWSNEKKNI, from the exons atgagcGTGATCAATCCCATAGAAACTGTACTACATGTAAAGCCAACATTTCGACTTCTACCACGAGCTGTTTATCATCGGAGTCAGCAGATTCAAGTTTTCCCGCCTAACAACAACACCACTTTCACgaactcttcttctttgagttCTCCACTTCACATTAAACCGGTTTCTCAAG TTGGTGGATCGAGGAACTTGTGGCGTAGTTATGCATCTGATAAGTTCTCTGATATGGGTTTGAATCCTGGAGCTGATTCATTTGAG ATGTTCAGTGAGAAGGTTTCTATAATGGATACACTGAAGAAAGCAAACTCTATACTTCCTCATGTAGTGTTGGCGAGTACTATATTAGCTCTTCTCTATCCTCCTTCTTTCACATGGTTTACGTCGAGGTTCTTGCTATATATCATTCATGGAATTCTTAGCACAAG GTATTTTGTACCCGCTTTAGGATTCTTGATGTTTGCGGTTGGTATCAATTCAGATGAGAAAGACTTTCTTGAAGCCTTCAAAAGACCAAAAGCTATTCTCCTTGGTTATGTTGGACAATATCTCATTAAGCCTCTCTTAGGTTTCGTCTTTGGCCTAGCTGCTGTTTCTCTTTTCCATCTCCCAACTCCAATAG GTGCTGGAATAATGTTGGTTTCATGTGTTAGTGGAGCTCAGTTATCAAACTACGCAACTTTCCTAACTGATCCAGCACTGGCACCGCTTAGCATCGTCATGACATCTCTATCAACCGCTACTGCAGTTCTTATCACACCAATGCTTTCTTTATTGCTCATCGGGAAGAAACTACCCGTTGATGTAAAAGGAATGATATCCAGCATTCTCCAGGTCGTTATCGCACCAATCGCTGCAGGATTACTATTAAACAA GTTGTTCCCGAAAGTATCTAATGCAGTTCGACCGTTTCTTCCAATTCTATCGGTTCTTGACACAGCTTGCTGTGTTGGAGCACCATTGGCATTGAACATAAACTCGGTCATGTCTCCGTTTGGAGTCACCATTTTGTTACTAGTAACAATGTTTCATATCTCTGCTTTCCTCGCTGGATACTTCCTTACGGGTTCCGTCTTTAGTAACTCCCCAGACGCAAAAGCCTTGCAAAGAACATTGTCCTATGAAACTG GAATGCAGAGTAGCCTTTTGGCACTAGCGCTTGCAACTAAGTTCTTTCAAGATCCTCTTGTGGGGATTCCTCCTGCTATCTCT ACGGTGGTAATGTCATTGATGGGGTTCACTCTCGTTATGATCTGGtctaacgaaaaaaaaaacatctaa
- the LOC104731208 gene encoding probable sodium/metabolite cotransporter BASS6, chloroplastic isoform X2 → MSVINPIETVLHVKPTFRLLPRAVYHRSQQIQVFPPNNNTTFTNSSSLSSPLHIKPVSQVGGSRNLWRSYASDKFSDMGLNPGADSFEMFSEKVSIMDTLKKANSILPHVVLASTILALLYPPSFTWFTSRYFVPALGFLMFAVGINSDEKDFLEAFKRPKAILLGYVGQYLIKPLLGFVFGLAAVSLFHLPTPIGAGIMLVSCVSGAQLSNYATFLTDPALAPLSIVMTSLSTATAVLITPMLSLLLIGKKLPVDVKGMISSILQVVIAPIAAGLLLNKLFPKVSNAVRPFLPILSVLDTACCVGAPLALNINSVMSPFGVTILLLVTMFHISAFLAGYFLTGSVFSNSPDAKALQRTLSYETGMQSSLLALALATKFFQDPLVGIPPAISTVVMSLMGFTLVMIWSNEKKNI, encoded by the exons atgagcGTGATCAATCCCATAGAAACTGTACTACATGTAAAGCCAACATTTCGACTTCTACCACGAGCTGTTTATCATCGGAGTCAGCAGATTCAAGTTTTCCCGCCTAACAACAACACCACTTTCACgaactcttcttctttgagttCTCCACTTCACATTAAACCGGTTTCTCAAG TTGGTGGATCGAGGAACTTGTGGCGTAGTTATGCATCTGATAAGTTCTCTGATATGGGTTTGAATCCTGGAGCTGATTCATTTGAG ATGTTCAGTGAGAAGGTTTCTATAATGGATACACTGAAGAAAGCAAACTCTATACTTCCTCATGTAGTGTTGGCGAGTACTATATTAGCTCTTCTCTATCCTCCTTCTTTCACATGGTTTACGTCGAG GTATTTTGTACCCGCTTTAGGATTCTTGATGTTTGCGGTTGGTATCAATTCAGATGAGAAAGACTTTCTTGAAGCCTTCAAAAGACCAAAAGCTATTCTCCTTGGTTATGTTGGACAATATCTCATTAAGCCTCTCTTAGGTTTCGTCTTTGGCCTAGCTGCTGTTTCTCTTTTCCATCTCCCAACTCCAATAG GTGCTGGAATAATGTTGGTTTCATGTGTTAGTGGAGCTCAGTTATCAAACTACGCAACTTTCCTAACTGATCCAGCACTGGCACCGCTTAGCATCGTCATGACATCTCTATCAACCGCTACTGCAGTTCTTATCACACCAATGCTTTCTTTATTGCTCATCGGGAAGAAACTACCCGTTGATGTAAAAGGAATGATATCCAGCATTCTCCAGGTCGTTATCGCACCAATCGCTGCAGGATTACTATTAAACAA GTTGTTCCCGAAAGTATCTAATGCAGTTCGACCGTTTCTTCCAATTCTATCGGTTCTTGACACAGCTTGCTGTGTTGGAGCACCATTGGCATTGAACATAAACTCGGTCATGTCTCCGTTTGGAGTCACCATTTTGTTACTAGTAACAATGTTTCATATCTCTGCTTTCCTCGCTGGATACTTCCTTACGGGTTCCGTCTTTAGTAACTCCCCAGACGCAAAAGCCTTGCAAAGAACATTGTCCTATGAAACTG GAATGCAGAGTAGCCTTTTGGCACTAGCGCTTGCAACTAAGTTCTTTCAAGATCCTCTTGTGGGGATTCCTCCTGCTATCTCT ACGGTGGTAATGTCATTGATGGGGTTCACTCTCGTTATGATCTGGtctaacgaaaaaaaaaacatctaa